The following coding sequences lie in one Tachysurus fulvidraco isolate hzauxx_2018 chromosome 19, HZAU_PFXX_2.0, whole genome shotgun sequence genomic window:
- the mrps33 gene encoding 28S ribosomal protein S33, mitochondrial, with translation MTAMANLSSYAVRMARLSARIFGDVVRPTDSKSMKVVQLFKEPPMAQKKEVYDWYPQHKIYYSLTQKLRYMGLFRDEHQDFKEEMRRLRKLRGKGKPKKGEGKRAMKKK, from the exons ATG ACAGCCATGGCAAATTTATCCAGTTATGCCGTGCGCATGGCTCGCCTCAGTGCCCGCATCTTTGGTGACGTGGTGCGGCCTACAGACTCCAAATCCATGAAGGTGGTGCAGCTGTTCAAAGAGCCGCCTATGGCACAGAAGAAAGAGGTGTACGACTGGTACCCTCAGCACAAGATCTACTATTCCCTGACCCAGAAACTCAGATACATGGGCCTCTTCAG AGACGAGCACCAGGATTTCAAGGAGGAGATGCGGCGTCTCAGGAAACTGCGAGGCAAAGGAAAGCCCAAAAaaggagaaggaaagagagccatgaagaaaaaataa